TCAGCAATGATGTTGTTTACATTGTCAACAGCTTTTTGTGTACCAAGACCACCGTAACGAGATTTGTCACCGTCGCGAAGTTCAACTGCTTCGTGTTCACCAGTAGAAGCTCCTGATGGAACCATACCACGTCCGAAAGCACCTGATTCAGTGTAAACTTCTACTTCAAGTGTTGGGTTACCGCGTGAGTCTAGGACTTCGCGAGCGTAAACATCAGTAATAATTGACATTTTTTACTCTCCTTATGAGTTAAATTTTTTACACCTCTATAATACCTTAAAAACCCTCCTTTTTCAAGAAAAAACGTTATCTTTGTGCAAATTTTCCTTAACTTTATTAAGCAACCGCTTTCTTTTATATGTTTTCTTTTTATTTTTATGATATACTATTTTCATGACAGATTTATCAAAACAATTACTTGAAAAAGCTCATGGTGGGCCAAAATTAAATCCGGATGAGCAAAGACGCTATCTTGGTACCTTTGAGGAAAGAGTTCTTGGATATGCAGATATTGACACAGCAAATAGCCCTCAGCTAGAAAAAGGATTTTTATCTATCTTAGAAAAACTTCAAGAAAAGGCTGAGCCACTATTTGTGAAGATTTCACCAACTATCGAATTTGACAAGCAAGTTTTCTATTTGAAGGAAGCCAAAGAAACCGATAGTCAAGCTACCATTGTATCTGAAGAGCATACTTCTTCTCCTTTTGGCCTGATTATTCACACCAATGCACCAGTTCAAGTAGAAGAAAAGAACCTTCGACTTGCTTTTGCAAAATTTTGGGAAGTTAAAAAGGAAGAACCAACCAAAACATCCATCTGGAAGAAATGGTTTGGCTAAATCTTAGGCATCTTTAATAAATGTCCAATATTTGCAGCCGCGTGCTCCAAATAGAGACTGGCATTTTTCAAACTATCTTCTAGAGGTTCACTTTTCTCCAAAATAGAAAAGGCAGCTTGGATATTTTCAAATGGTAGGGAAGGTAAATCTTCAGCGAGACTGCCACAAATAGCCATAATAGGAACTCCAACAGGGGTTCTTTTTGCTACTCCTATAGGGGCTTTCCCAGCAAAGCTTTGACAATCTAGTCTTCCTTCACCAACGATAACCAAGTCAGCATCTGCAACTTTCTTATCAAAATCAATCAAATCTAAACAGGTGTCAATTCCAGATACGATACTTGCTTGAGCAAAGGCACACAAACCGCCAGCAATGCCTCCACCAGCTCCTGCTCCTTTCAGTTCTAATGTTGCAGGGGAGACTTTTACATAAAAATCTTGGATTGCCTGATCTACATCCTCAAACATAGTATGATCTAGGCCTTTTTGTTTGCCAAACGTGTAGGTAGCACCTTGATATCCACATAAGGGACTCACGACATCTACTAGAATACGAATGTGAACATCTTCAGGAATTTCATAGCAATTTTCTGTTGAAACAGAAGATAAGTTTAGTAAGGTCTGACCGCAAGCAGGTAAGACATTTCCATCCCTATCATAAAATCGATAACCTAAACCAGCAGCAATACCTAAACCACCGTCATTACTAGCCGTACCACCAACTCCGATATAGATATCTTTAATCCCTTGATCGATGAGGTGGCGAATCAACTCTCCAATACCACGAGTTTGGATTTGAAGTGGATTTCGTTTCTCTAGCGGAATCTTTCCAAGGCCAACTAAATCAGCAACTTCAAATAGCGCCAGTTCCCCTTTTTGAAAATAGCGCATGGCTTCTTTTTGTCCAAAAGGCCCTGTAACTTGAATCCTTTTTTCTTCCATGTCAAGAGAATGTAGGATAGCATCTACAGTACCTTCTCCCCCATCACCAACAGGGCAGAGGAGACAGTCTACATCTGCTAGCGATTGTTGGAACCCTCTCTTAATAGCTTCAGCAACCTGCTCTGCAGTCAAGCTTTCCTTAAACGAATCTGGTGCAATTACAATCTTCATATTTTCCCTCATTCTAAAAAGTCAGTCAAAAGAAGAATTTCTAACAAATCCCTCTTGTCAACATGATGTGGTATTTCTTTTTTCAGAACTTCTTTGGCACAAAAGGCGATTCCTAGTCCCGCAGACTTCAACATTAATAAATCATTTGCTCCATCACCGATTGCAACCGTTCTTTCTCTAGGAAGTTGCAGTTCCTTTCTCCATTTTTCCAGAGTTGCTTGTTTGACTTCAGGGCTTATAATTGCTCCAACTAATTCCCCTGTTAGAAAACCGTCTTTGACTTCAAGTTGGTTGGCAGAGAAATAGGTAATGCCAAGGGATTTAGCTAATCTCTCAACTATTGGACTAAATCCACCAGAAACCAGACCAACTAGGATGGCATTCTTTTGGAGAATAGAAACGAATTTCTGAGCATTTGGCGATAGATGAATAGAGTTGAAGACTTTCTCAAATACCGAAACAGGAAGACCTGCCAACAAGGACACTCTTTTTCGTAAACTGCTTTCAAAGTCTAACTCTCCTCGCATTGCCCAACTTGTAATCTGCGAAATTTCCTCCTCACGACCTACCTCTCTTCCCAACAAATCAATCACTTCTTCTAGGATTAAGGTTCCATCAACATCCATAACACACAAGCCTTTTACTTGAGACATCAGTTCTCCTCTCTAAATAGCCCAAAAATCGTATGAAGTCATCATACGATTTTATCTATTAATTAACTAAACTATGGTACAAGTCAAGGTATGACTTGCAGGCTGTATCCCATGAGAAATCACACTCCATAGCTTGTTTTTGTAGTTTTTTCCAAACGTCAGGATGGTTTCTATACAAGTCCAATGCTGTTTGGAAAGTCCAATTTAACCAATAAGGAGATAGATTGTCAAAGCTAAAGCCCGTTCCGCTTCCTTCGATTGGATTAAAGGCTTGAACGGTATCTCGCAAGCCCCCAACTTCATGGACCAATGGCAAGGTTCCATAACGCATCGCCATCATTTGAGACAAGCCACATGGTTCAAAACGACTTGGCATGAGGAAGAGGTCGCAAGCAGCGTAGATTTCTTGAGCAAGTTTGACATCAAAAGTGATATTTGCTGATAGCTTGTCAGGATAAATCTGAGCAAACCATGAGAAAGCTCCTTCAAAGGCTGGATCTCCAGTTCCCAAAAGCACAATCTGAACATCATTTTGCAAGATATGGTGAAGACTTTCCACCACGACATCAAAACCTTTTTGACGTGTCAAACGAGAAACAATTCCCACCAGTGGAACGTCAGCTCTAACTGGCAAGCCAACTTTTTCTTGCAATTTTGCTTTGTTTTGGGCTTTCCCAGACAAATCGTCCTGATTGAAATGATAATCTAAAAGAGCATCCGTCTGAGGATTATACAGGTCAGCATCAATCCCGTTCACGATACCAGATACCTTGCCAGATTCCATTCGAAGAATCTGATCCAAGTTACATCCGAACTGACTAGTCATAATTTCATGAGCATAACTAGGCGAAACTGTTGAAACACGGTCCGCATAGAGGATACCAGCCTTCATCCAGTTCAGACAGTTATTCCAGCGAAGGGTGCCATCAGCGTAACGTTCAAAGCAAACTCCAAACAAATCACCCAACATTCCTTCTGAAAATTGTCCTTGAAATTCCAAATTATGAATGGTTAAAACAGTTTTAATGCCTTGATAGGCTTGAATCCAACGGTATTTTTCCTTTAACAAGAAAGGAATCATAGCTGTATGGTAGTCATGAACATGGAGAAGGTCAGGAATGAAGTCAATTCTTTCCATAGCCTCAATGGCAGCCAGTTGGAAAAAGGCAAAGCGTTCTCCGTCATCAAAATCACCGTAAACATGGCCACGGAAGAAATAATACTGGTTGTCAATAAAGTAGAAGGTGACACCGTTTAAGACTGTTTTCTTAATCCCACAGTACTGTCTGCGCCAACCAACACTCACCTCAAAATGAAGAACATCTTCCATCTGATTTCCAAATTTAGCCTCTACCATGTCATAGTAGGGTAAAATCACTGCAACTTCGTGCCCAGCTTTTACCAGTGATTTGGGAAGAGCGCCAATAACGTCTCCCAACCCCCCTGTTTTTGAAAAGGGTGCACCCTCTGCTGCTACAAATAAAATTTTCATGAATGAATATCCTCTGTTACTTTGCTACCTTTCTTAACGACAACTGGATGTTCTGAAGTCCCTCGAATCACAACACCAGGCTCAACTTCAACACCCTTATCCAAGATAGCGTATTCGACCTGAGCACCTTCTCCAATAACAACACGAGGGAAGAGTAGGCTATCTTTAACCAGGCTATCCTTATGGACATGAATATTACGTGATAGAACGGAATTAGCCACTTGACCTTCAATGATACTACCAGAGGCAAACTGAGAAGTACTTACCTTAGATGTATTAGCATAGTAAGTTGGCTCTTCGTTTTTGACCTTTGTATAAATCTTTTGATTTGGTGAGAAGAGAGAGTAGAATTTTTGAGATTCAAGCATATCTTTGTTAGCTTGATAATACGACTCTACAGAGTGAATGTTTGCTAGGTATCCTGTGTATTCGTAGGCAAAAGCTCCTTCTTTTGCAGCCAAATCCCGTAAAACATAGCGCAATTTCTCTGGATGTTCTTTCTTAGCTTCTTCTTCCAAACGTTCAATCAACCAAGGTGTATCAACTACAAAGATATCTGTAGACATATTATAAACTTCATCTGTAGATTTGCTATCAAAGAGTTTATGAGAACGAACATGGTCTGTTTCATCCACTTCCAAGATTGCATTGACTTCTGAAATGTCTTTCTTAGGAAGTTTTTTATAAACAACTGTAATAGGTCCCTTCGTTGTGTTATGAAGGTGGAACACTTGGTTCAAATCAATATTAATTAAGACATCACAGTTGAGTGATACTGTTTGGTTTGACCCAGAGCGTTTCAAATAAGTAAGAAGCTGATGGTAGTATTCTTTTCCAACGGTACTACTTTCCACACGGGTATTGTAAATACCTAGATAATAGTGGCTAAGAAGGGTTGACAAGCCCCACTCACGCCCAGAACGGATATGGTCAAAGACGGAACTGATATTGTCTTGTTGGAAAATACCAAAGATACTACGGACACCTGCATTAGCAAGACTTGAAAGTGGGAAGTCGATTAAACGATATTTACCTCCAAATGGCAAGCTAGCTACTGGACGGTGGTCTGTCAGTGTTGACATATCATGAAAACCAACTGTGTTTCCTAAAATGGCAGAATATTTATCAATCTTCATCTGTTGCTACCCCCACTACTTCATCATATCCTACGACTTGTACTTCTTCTGTTCCATCAATTTCGACACCGTCAGAAATAACTGCACCTTCACCAATAATGGCACGTTTAATTTTAGCTCCCTGACCAACAATTGCACCACTCATGATAACTGAATCTACTACTTCTGCCCCTTCTCGAACTTGCGCCCCTGTTGAAAGGATAGAATGTTTAACAGTTCCATCAACAAAGCATCCATCTACAACTAAGGAGTCTTCCACATGAGCATTGGCACCAAGGAAGTTTGGTGGTGAAATCAAGTTTCTTGAATAAATCTTCCATTGACGGTTACGACTATCCAAGGCATTTTCTGGAGAAATATATTCCATATTAGCTTCCCAAAGTGACTCAATAGTACCAACGTCTTTCCAGTAACCATTAAATTCATAAGCATAGACACTTTCACCAGACTCAAGGTAATTTGGAATGACATTCTTACCAAAGTCTGACATATCGACATTGCTCTTTTCAGCAGCAACAAGCATATTGCGAAGACGTTGCCAATCAAAGATGTAAATACCCATAGAAGCTTTGGTAGATTTAGGTTGAGCTGGTTTTTCTTCAAATTCAACAATGCGGTTATTTGCATCTGTATTCATGATACCAAAACGGCTTGCTTCTTTAAGAGGGACATCTAGAACTGCTACTGTCAAACTGGCATTATTATCCTTGTGAGACTGGAGCATATCATCATAGTCCATTTTGTAGATGTGGTCTCCAGACAGAATCAAAACATACTCAGGATTTACACTGTCGATATAGTCGATATTTTGGTAAATAGCATGACTAGTCCCTTCAAACCAACGATTTCCTTCACTTGCTGAATACGGTTGAAGAATAGAGACACCAGAATTGATACCGTCTAATCCCCAGCTTGAACCATTCCCGATATGGTTGTTGAGAGCAAGTGGTTGGTACTGTGTAATGACTCCAACATTGTGAATCCCTGAGTTGGCACAATTTGAGAGAGCAAAGTCAATGATACGGTAGCGCCCACCAAATTGCACAGCTGGTTTTGCGATGCTTTGAGTGAGTTTACCGAGACGAG
Above is a genomic segment from Streptococcus mitis containing:
- a CDS encoding glycerate kinase; protein product: MKIVIAPDSFKESLTAEQVAEAIKRGFQQSLADVDCLLCPVGDGGEGTVDAILHSLDMEEKRIQVTGPFGQKEAMRYFQKGELALFEVADLVGLGKIPLEKRNPLQIQTRGIGELIRHLIDQGIKDIYIGVGGTASNDGGLGIAAGLGYRFYDRDGNVLPACGQTLLNLSSVSTENCYEIPEDVHIRILVDVVSPLCGYQGATYTFGKQKGLDHTMFEDVDQAIQDFYVKVSPATLELKGAGAGGGIAGGLCAFAQASIVSGIDTCLDLIDFDKKVADADLVIVGEGRLDCQSFAGKAPIGVAKRTPVGVPIMAICGSLAEDLPSLPFENIQAAFSILEKSEPLEDSLKNASLYLEHAAANIGHLLKMPKI
- a CDS encoding phosphoserine phosphatase, yielding MSQVKGLCVMDVDGTLILEEVIDLLGREVGREEEISQITSWAMRGELDFESSLRKRVSLLAGLPVSVFEKVFNSIHLSPNAQKFVSILQKNAILVGLVSGGFSPIVERLAKSLGITYFSANQLEVKDGFLTGELVGAIISPEVKQATLEKWRKELQLPRERTVAIGDGANDLLMLKSAGLGIAFCAKEVLKKEIPHHVDKRDLLEILLLTDFLE
- a CDS encoding glycogen synthase, with translation MKILFVAAEGAPFSKTGGLGDVIGALPKSLVKAGHEVAVILPYYDMVEAKFGNQMEDVLHFEVSVGWRRQYCGIKKTVLNGVTFYFIDNQYYFFRGHVYGDFDDGERFAFFQLAAIEAMERIDFIPDLLHVHDYHTAMIPFLLKEKYRWIQAYQGIKTVLTIHNLEFQGQFSEGMLGDLFGVCFERYADGTLRWNNCLNWMKAGILYADRVSTVSPSYAHEIMTSQFGCNLDQILRMESGKVSGIVNGIDADLYNPQTDALLDYHFNQDDLSGKAQNKAKLQEKVGLPVRADVPLVGIVSRLTRQKGFDVVVESLHHILQNDVQIVLLGTGDPAFEGAFSWFAQIYPDKLSANITFDVKLAQEIYAACDLFLMPSRFEPCGLSQMMAMRYGTLPLVHEVGGLRDTVQAFNPIEGSGTGFSFDNLSPYWLNWTFQTALDLYRNHPDVWKKLQKQAMECDFSWDTACKSYLDLYHSLVN
- a CDS encoding glucose-1-phosphate adenylyltransferase; the encoded protein is MKIDKYSAILGNTVGFHDMSTLTDHRPVASLPFGGKYRLIDFPLSSLANAGVRSIFGIFQQDNISSVFDHIRSGREWGLSTLLSHYYLGIYNTRVESSTVGKEYYHQLLTYLKRSGSNQTVSLNCDVLINIDLNQVFHLHNTTKGPITVVYKKLPKKDISEVNAILEVDETDHVRSHKLFDSKSTDEVYNMSTDIFVVDTPWLIERLEEEAKKEHPEKLRYVLRDLAAKEGAFAYEYTGYLANIHSVESYYQANKDMLESQKFYSLFSPNQKIYTKVKNEEPTYYANTSKVSTSQFASGSIIEGQVANSVLSRNIHVHKDSLVKDSLLFPRVVIGEGAQVEYAILDKGVEVEPGVVIRGTSEHPVVVKKGSKVTEDIHS
- the glgC gene encoding glucose-1-phosphate adenylyltransferase (catalyzes the formation of ADP-glucose and diphosphate from ATP and alpha-D-glucose 1-phosphate); amino-acid sequence: MKNEMLALILAGGQGTRLGKLTQSIAKPAVQFGGRYRIIDFALSNCANSGIHNVGVITQYQPLALNNHIGNGSSWGLDGINSGVSILQPYSASEGNRWFEGTSHAIYQNIDYIDSVNPEYVLILSGDHIYKMDYDDMLQSHKDNNASLTVAVLDVPLKEASRFGIMNTDANNRIVEFEEKPAQPKSTKASMGIYIFDWQRLRNMLVAAEKSNVDMSDFGKNVIPNYLESGESVYAYEFNGYWKDVGTIESLWEANMEYISPENALDSRNRQWKIYSRNLISPPNFLGANAHVEDSLVVDGCFVDGTVKHSILSTGAQVREGAEVVDSVIMSGAIVGQGAKIKRAIIGEGAVISDGVEIDGTEEVQVVGYDEVVGVATDED